A single genomic interval of Acidobacteriota bacterium harbors:
- a CDS encoding BamA/TamA family outer membrane protein codes for MSFRLKFRSFPFLLFLSLAWEIATFPLYAQYFGRNKVQYEHFDFKIMKTKHFDIYFYPEEQQAAEIAARLSERWYARLSRILKYQLKGRQPLILYSSATHFQQTTAIPGVIGEGTGGVTETFKRRIVLPFGVSLAEIDHVIGHELVHAFQFDITSQGNPGGARQAPTALRLPLWFIEGLAEYLSLGPADPNTAMWMRDASQRKNIPQIAKLEDPRYFPYRYGQALWAYITGRWGDVMVSKIMSAVGRFGDYEVVLQRILGVPLKKLSTDWQEATENAYSPLLQTTFVLPLTPPGEYSMATKKAHSTSFQTTQKVDASSRLLIKGTEEGSLNISPSLSPNGKEIIFLSTRDFFSVDMYLADALTGKVSRRITKTSLDPRFESIQFIGSAGSWDIEGKRFVFGAVGKGKPVLSFYNVNEGKIEEEIPFANLGEIMNPTWSPDGSRIAFTALTGGLSDIYIYNLKSSELQKITDDPFADLHPAWSPDGSQIAFITDRFTTDLSILSIGNYEIALLSPESGEIKRIQGFRPAKNINPQWSKDSRSIYFVSDQNGISNIYKLDIVSEKISQVTNLYTGVSGITALSPAISVAQQTGRLAYSAYDDGKYSIFTIDSSEALAGNPSLAQFDQINPSVLPPRKQPEGEVFSLLKNPNLGLPKEATFQIEDYKPKLSLDYVSTPQMAVGIDRYGVLGGGGLTLFWSDMLGYHTVATMLLASTRIKDSAALVGYQNVKSRLNWGAVVQRIPYVTGGYDYSIGKVQGQWADIEQEYIFRQSNYDLSGFVSYPFNQVRRFELAAGYRLIDFDMEIYTRAYSRRTGTQIFYSVMDLPAPESINFGYASSALVYDSSFFGATSPILGQSYILEFSPVIGSISYNSILADYRRYFMPVKPFTLAFRLLHYGRYGRDAEDERLWPLFLGYETLVRGYNSDSFSVSEFASNTDSFNFNRLIGSKMIVANAELRFPLFRVLGIGKGFYGAFPLEFLAFYDWGLAWDESEKAWFLGGERKPVSSIGIGLRTNLFGFLILGLDYVKPFSRPYKGWYFQFTFTPGF; via the coding sequence ATGAGTTTTAGATTAAAATTTAGATCATTTCCTTTCCTTTTGTTTTTGTCTCTGGCCTGGGAAATTGCTACTTTTCCATTATATGCTCAGTATTTTGGCCGGAATAAAGTCCAGTATGAGCACTTTGACTTTAAGATTATGAAAACAAAGCATTTTGACATATACTTTTATCCTGAAGAACAACAGGCTGCAGAGATTGCCGCCCGACTTTCCGAGCGCTGGTATGCCCGCCTTTCCCGAATCCTCAAATATCAGCTAAAAGGCCGTCAACCGCTTATTCTATACTCCAGTGCAACCCATTTCCAACAGACCACTGCCATTCCCGGCGTAATCGGCGAAGGCACGGGCGGTGTTACCGAGACCTTCAAGCGCCGGATTGTTCTTCCCTTTGGGGTTTCTTTGGCTGAGATTGACCATGTCATCGGCCATGAGTTAGTCCACGCTTTCCAGTTTGACATCACTTCCCAGGGAAATCCAGGAGGTGCTCGTCAAGCTCCTACTGCTCTTCGCCTGCCTCTTTGGTTTATTGAAGGGCTGGCAGAATATCTTTCTCTGGGCCCCGCTGATCCCAACACAGCAATGTGGATGAGGGATGCAAGCCAAAGAAAAAATATTCCCCAGATTGCCAAACTCGAAGATCCACGCTATTTTCCATATCGCTATGGACAGGCGCTCTGGGCCTATATTACTGGAAGATGGGGAGACGTAATGGTATCCAAAATCATGAGCGCTGTCGGCAGGTTTGGAGATTATGAAGTTGTGCTGCAGAGGATTCTGGGTGTACCTTTAAAAAAACTCTCCACAGACTGGCAGGAAGCGACAGAAAATGCCTATTCTCCACTTTTACAAACGACTTTTGTTCTGCCCTTAACACCTCCTGGTGAATACTCGATGGCAACAAAAAAAGCCCATTCCACATCTTTTCAAACGACCCAGAAAGTTGATGCTTCAAGCAGACTTTTAATTAAGGGAACTGAAGAAGGTTCATTGAATATCTCCCCTTCTTTGAGTCCCAATGGAAAAGAAATAATTTTTCTTTCCACAAGAGATTTCTTCTCTGTGGACATGTACCTGGCTGATGCTTTGACAGGGAAAGTTAGCCGAAGAATCACCAAGACATCTCTCGATCCTCGCTTTGAAAGCATACAATTCATAGGATCGGCAGGCTCATGGGATATCGAGGGAAAGAGGTTTGTCTTTGGGGCAGTGGGCAAAGGAAAACCAGTCCTTTCATTCTATAATGTCAATGAAGGAAAGATTGAAGAGGAAATTCCTTTTGCCAATCTCGGAGAGATCATGAACCCGACCTGGTCGCCTGATGGAAGTCGCATTGCTTTTACAGCCTTAACAGGGGGACTATCAGATATCTACATCTACAACCTCAAAAGTAGCGAATTGCAGAAAATTACCGATGACCCCTTTGCTGACCTTCATCCAGCCTGGTCTCCTGATGGTAGCCAAATTGCCTTTATCACCGATCGTTTCACCACAGACCTTTCCATCTTGAGCATCGGAAATTACGAGATCGCTTTGCTAAGTCCAGAATCAGGTGAAATAAAAAGAATACAGGGTTTCCGCCCAGCCAAAAATATAAATCCTCAATGGTCTAAGGATTCAAGGAGTATCTATTTTGTTTCGGACCAGAATGGGATTTCAAATATTTATAAGCTTGACATTGTAAGTGAAAAAATCTCCCAGGTGACTAATTTATACACTGGAGTAAGCGGTATTACAGCTTTGAGTCCTGCCATTTCAGTAGCACAGCAAACTGGCCGTCTTGCTTATTCTGCCTATGACGATGGAAAATACAGTATCTTTACCATAGATTCCTCAGAGGCATTGGCAGGCAATCCATCCTTAGCCCAATTTGACCAGATCAATCCCTCTGTTCTCCCCCCTAGAAAACAACCTGAAGGAGAGGTGTTCAGCCTTTTAAAGAATCCAAATCTGGGTCTGCCCAAGGAGGCCACTTTCCAGATAGAAGATTATAAACCAAAATTGAGCCTGGATTACGTCAGCACTCCTCAAATGGCTGTCGGAATTGATCGTTACGGTGTTCTTGGCGGAGGTGGCTTAACGCTCTTCTGGAGCGATATGCTCGGGTATCATACTGTGGCAACGATGCTTCTAGCAAGTACCAGGATTAAGGACAGTGCTGCTCTTGTTGGCTATCAGAATGTAAAATCTCGCTTGAATTGGGGAGCAGTAGTCCAGCGTATCCCTTATGTCACTGGAGGATATGATTATTCAATTGGAAAAGTCCAAGGTCAGTGGGCAGATATTGAGCAGGAGTATATTTTCAGACAGTCAAACTATGATCTTTCAGGATTTGTCTCTTATCCTTTTAACCAGGTTCGCCGATTTGAGCTTGCTGCTGGTTATCGCTTAATCGATTTTGACATGGAGATTTATACCCGGGCCTATTCCCGCCGTACCGGCACTCAAATTTTCTACAGTGTAATGGATTTACCAGCACCTGAGAGTATCAACTTTGGCTATGCAAGCTCAGCTTTAGTCTACGATAGTTCCTTTTTCGGTGCAACCAGTCCCATTCTTGGCCAGAGCTATATTTTAGAATTTTCTCCGGTTATAGGTTCTATTTCCTACAACTCAATTTTAGCCGATTATCGTCGTTATTTTATGCCAGTTAAGCCTTTCACTTTAGCCTTTCGCCTCCTCCATTATGGTCGCTATGGCAGAGATGCAGAAGATGAACGACTCTGGCCATTATTCCTGGGCTATGAGACATTGGTTCGAGGGTATAACTCAGACTCTTTTAGTGTGAGTGAATTCGCTTCTAATACAGATAGCTTTAATTTCAATCGACTGATCGGTAGCAAAATGATAGTCGCTAATGCAGAGCTTCGATTCCCTCTTTTTCGAGTTTTAGGTATAGGAAAAGGATTTTATGGGGCGTTCCCGCTTGAATTCCTTGCCTTTTATGATTGGGGATTAGCCTGGGATGAAAGCGAGAAAGCCTGGTTTTTGGGCGGAGAGAGGAAACCGGTCTCGAGCATAGGTATTGGCTTGCGAACCAATCTCTTTGGTTTTCTAATTCTCGGCCTTGATTATGTTAAACCGTTCAGCAGGCCCTATAAAGGCTGGTACTTCCAGTTCACCTTCACACCTGGATTTTAA
- a CDS encoding citrate/2-methylcitrate synthase: MTQEKSEVSKFAAEAGRKVEYAKGLEGVILTESSLSFVDGLAGKLIYRGVPIQELAEYSTFEETTYFLMFGEFPKKDELEKFDQKLKQNRILPPELLNMIKMFPKTAHPMEALRTGVSILGMLDTNKEDISRETNIERAIQLIAKFATIVAAFNRHRNGKDFVAPNLNFNHAKNFLYMLRGKEPSELEAKAMDVGFILHADHEMNASTLSCRVVVSSLSDIYSAVTAGVGSLKGPLHGGANEEVMKMLGEIGGVDKTEAWIKDALSNKKKISGFGHRVYKYYDPRAAILKSYAEKFAEVRKDMKEWLEMAKLIEKIMIETLGEAKGIYPNVDFYSGLIYSAMDIPMDLFTPIFAISRITGWTCQILEQLVDNRIYRPRAIYIGSIDAHYVPMDKR; this comes from the coding sequence ATGACACAAGAAAAATCTGAAGTATCAAAATTTGCAGCCGAAGCTGGTAGAAAAGTTGAGTATGCCAAAGGCTTGGAAGGAGTCATACTTACTGAATCATCCCTAAGTTTTGTTGATGGATTGGCAGGAAAACTTATCTATCGAGGTGTTCCCATCCAAGAACTTGCGGAATATTCCACTTTTGAAGAAACCACTTATTTTCTGATGTTTGGCGAATTCCCGAAAAAAGATGAGCTTGAAAAATTTGACCAAAAATTGAAACAAAATCGAATTCTCCCTCCTGAACTCTTAAATATGATTAAAATGTTTCCAAAGACAGCTCATCCGATGGAAGCTTTAAGAACCGGAGTTTCTATCCTTGGAATGCTTGATACTAACAAAGAAGATATTTCAAGAGAAACAAATATTGAAAGAGCAATCCAATTAATCGCTAAATTCGCTACAATCGTTGCAGCATTTAATAGGCACAGAAATGGTAAAGATTTCGTAGCGCCAAACCTGAATTTCAATCATGCAAAAAACTTTCTTTACATGTTAAGAGGAAAGGAGCCTTCAGAACTTGAGGCAAAAGCTATGGATGTCGGATTTATATTGCATGCAGACCACGAAATGAACGCATCCACATTAAGCTGCCGAGTCGTAGTTTCTTCTCTATCAGATATATATTCAGCTGTAACTGCTGGAGTTGGAAGCTTGAAAGGACCTCTTCATGGTGGAGCGAATGAAGAAGTAATGAAAATGTTAGGAGAAATTGGTGGAGTTGATAAGACCGAGGCTTGGATAAAAGATGCCCTTTCAAACAAAAAGAAGATAAGCGGTTTTGGACATAGAGTATATAAATACTACGACCCGAGAGCAGCCATTTTGAAAAGTTATGCAGAAAAATTTGCTGAAGTCCGAAAAGATATGAAAGAATGGTTGGAAATGGCAAAACTCATAGAGAAAATAATGATAGAAACTCTTGGAGAAGCAAAGGGAATCTACCCAAATGTTGATTTCTACTCAGGTTTGATTTACAGCGCGATGGATATTCCGATGGATCTATTTACTCCAATATTTGCAATCTCAAGAATAACTGGCTGGACATGCCAGATACTCGAGCAATTAGTTGACAATCGAATCTATCGACCAAGAGCCATATACATAGGATCAATTGACGCTCATTATGTCCCGATGGATAAAAGATAA
- a CDS encoding type II secretion system F family protein, whose protein sequence is MLDDKGNEIVQSFLGENELEVKNYFEMRGYFLLKIKKDWSYSLSRPSISLSRKIKPLDFIIFNQEFLALIKSGIPILKAIEISMEKMKNLKLKEILFQVKEDLKKGKSLSEAFSKWEIHFSKIYTASLLAGERTANLEETLRRFIGYLKAISLLKQKIKMALAYPVILFIFSLIILAALLSFIIPRFYSFYKDFEASLPFITNLLISIALFMKKSILYIFILIIIIGIFLSRMVKKEKWMLFFHKFFVKSPYISGFIIRNTISIYCRTLSLLLQGGIPLVSAAETASKTIRSLYLKKKLEKIPEYIKGGESLSNSLEKTDIFPPISIEMIRVGESTASLNSMLNDVAVFYEDRNESAYSSLVSLVEPVVIIFMGILIAGILLSVYVPLFNIIRIVR, encoded by the coding sequence ATGCTTGATGATAAAGGAAATGAAATAGTTCAATCATTCCTTGGTGAAAACGAATTAGAGGTAAAGAATTACTTTGAAATGAGGGGTTATTTTTTATTAAAGATAAAAAAAGACTGGAGCTATTCTTTATCAAGACCGAGTATTTCCCTTTCACGAAAAATTAAACCACTGGATTTTATAATTTTCAATCAAGAATTTCTGGCTCTTATAAAATCAGGAATCCCAATATTGAAGGCTATTGAGATCTCAATGGAGAAAATGAAAAATCTTAAACTCAAAGAAATACTTTTCCAAGTAAAAGAGGACCTTAAAAAAGGAAAATCTTTATCAGAAGCGTTTTCAAAATGGGAGATTCACTTCTCTAAAATATACACTGCGTCACTTCTGGCTGGAGAAAGAACAGCAAACTTAGAAGAGACACTCAGAAGATTCATCGGATATTTAAAAGCGATTTCATTACTAAAACAAAAAATAAAAATGGCTCTTGCATACCCAGTAATTTTATTTATATTTTCTCTGATAATTCTTGCAGCCCTTCTTTCTTTTATTATTCCACGATTTTACTCTTTCTACAAGGATTTTGAGGCGAGTCTTCCTTTTATAACCAATCTCTTAATATCGATCGCGCTTTTCATGAAAAAAAGCATTTTATACATTTTTATTTTAATTATTATCATTGGAATTTTTCTTTCTCGGATGGTAAAGAAAGAAAAATGGATGCTCTTCTTTCATAAATTTTTTGTAAAATCACCATATATCTCAGGCTTTATAATAAGGAATACAATATCTATCTACTGCAGAACATTAAGCCTTCTTCTGCAGGGAGGAATTCCACTTGTATCTGCTGCTGAGACAGCATCAAAAACAATCCGGAGTTTATATCTCAAAAAAAAATTAGAGAAAATTCCAGAATACATAAAGGGAGGAGAAAGCCTCTCAAACTCTCTTGAAAAAACAGACATATTTCCTCCAATTTCAATTGAAATGATAAGAGTTGGAGAATCTACTGCTTCCCTTAATTCGATGTTAAATGATGTGGCTGTCTTTTATGAAGATAGGAATGAATCTGCATACTCTTCTCTTGTTTCTCTCGTTGAGCCAGTAGTAATTATATTCATGGGAATTTTAATAGCCGGAATTCTTCTTTCTGTTTATGTTCCATTATTTAATATAATCAGGATAGTGAGATGA
- a CDS encoding GspE/PulE family protein — translation MMKDKIDILSAPINGELLKLFPVDFLYRYNFIPFKEEDGILSIAIGDPSNITAIDEIEFVSRKKLKIFAAPPHQILEALRRSQISDELLKEATEGFIVQIIEKEGEEEQEISVEKLVEGDKSIIKLINSIIFSAVQKRASDIHVESKEKNVLIKYRIDGVLYPAMEPIDKKFQSSIISRVKVMSELDISEKRVPQDGRFRLKIKDRTIDFRVSIMPSIWGEDAVIRILDKEMITEALTELKLDHLGFSDEVLKKFKKYITQPYGMVLVTGPTGSGKTTTLYAALNEIKSPEDKIITIEDPVEYQIQGITQIPVNEKKGLTFARGLRSILRHDPDKIMVGEIRDPETAQIAIQSALTGHLVFTTVHANNVFDVIGRFIHMGVDPYSFVSSLNCILAQRLVRVLCEKCKLKVVYSEEEIKSSGINYSLSQEANFYEPNGCRYCNHTGYKGRTAIAEILELSDRIREMILERKPTSEIKKVAQSEGMVPLRESGIEKVIKGITSLKELNKVTFVE, via the coding sequence ATGATGAAGGATAAAATTGATATCCTCTCAGCTCCGATAAACGGAGAGTTGCTAAAATTGTTTCCTGTTGATTTTCTCTATAGGTACAATTTTATTCCATTCAAAGAAGAAGATGGAATTTTAAGTATTGCTATCGGTGATCCTTCAAATATCACAGCGATTGATGAGATTGAGTTTGTATCAAGAAAAAAATTGAAAATTTTCGCTGCGCCTCCCCATCAAATTCTTGAAGCATTGAGAAGAAGCCAAATCTCAGATGAACTCCTAAAAGAAGCCACAGAAGGATTCATTGTCCAGATTATTGAAAAAGAAGGCGAAGAAGAACAGGAAATTTCAGTTGAGAAGCTGGTTGAAGGCGATAAGTCAATAATAAAATTGATTAATTCGATAATATTTTCAGCTGTTCAAAAAAGAGCTTCTGATATTCATGTAGAATCAAAAGAAAAAAATGTTTTGATAAAATACCGAATTGACGGAGTGCTCTATCCTGCAATGGAACCGATCGATAAAAAATTTCAGTCTTCCATAATCTCGAGAGTAAAAGTTATGTCAGAACTTGACATCTCCGAAAAAAGGGTCCCTCAGGATGGAAGGTTCAGGCTAAAAATTAAGGATAGAACGATCGATTTTAGAGTTTCGATAATGCCCTCGATTTGGGGAGAAGATGCTGTTATAAGAATACTCGACAAGGAGATGATTACTGAAGCACTCACAGAATTAAAGCTTGACCATTTGGGCTTTTCAGATGAAGTCCTAAAAAAATTTAAAAAGTATATAACCCAACCTTACGGAATGGTTCTCGTAACAGGACCCACTGGCTCTGGAAAAACAACAACCCTTTATGCGGCTTTGAATGAAATTAAATCTCCTGAGGATAAGATAATAACCATAGAAGACCCGGTTGAATATCAAATTCAGGGGATAACTCAGATTCCGGTAAATGAAAAAAAGGGGCTGACATTTGCAAGGGGATTGAGGTCAATCCTGCGACATGATCCGGATAAAATCATGGTAGGAGAAATAAGGGACCCGGAAACAGCTCAGATTGCAATTCAATCTGCTCTGACAGGGCATCTTGTTTTTACCACAGTTCACGCAAACAATGTTTTCGATGTTATCGGAAGATTCATCCACATGGGAGTTGACCCGTATAGTTTTGTATCCTCCCTCAATTGTATCTTAGCTCAGCGTCTCGTAAGAGTCTTATGTGAAAAATGTAAATTGAAAGTGGTTTATAGTGAAGAAGAAATAAAAAGTTCAGGAATAAATTATTCTTTAAGTCAGGAAGCAAATTTTTATGAACCCAATGGATGTAGATACTGTAATCATACAGGTTACAAAGGGAGAACAGCCATTGCTGAAATCCTCGAGCTTTCTGATAGAATAAGAGAAATGATTCTTGAAAGAAAGCCTACCTCAGAAATAAAAAAAGTTGCTCAATCAGAAGGGATGGTACCCTTACGAGAATCTGGCATTGAAAAAGTTATAAAAGGAATCACAAGCCTTAAGGAATTGAATAAAGTAACATTTGTAGAATAA
- the pilO gene encoding type 4a pilus biogenesis protein PilO: MKTIDEYNSKRTSFLNLREKFNEIKERQINWEKAISDLKQVEKEYFFPSGEGIIPIRKEIDRLSQSSGLEVNNIRYSLREIGEGISLYELDFLIRGNYFNFTKFLDAVENKDIFVMINKLNFSNISQDELEIKIKLYAYLK; encoded by the coding sequence GTGAAAACAATCGATGAATACAATTCAAAAAGAACATCCTTTCTTAACCTAAGAGAAAAATTTAATGAAATAAAAGAAAGGCAGATTAACTGGGAAAAGGCAATTTCAGATTTAAAGCAGGTTGAAAAGGAATATTTTTTTCCGTCAGGAGAGGGAATAATTCCCATTAGAAAAGAAATCGACAGACTTTCTCAATCATCTGGGCTCGAAGTCAATAATATCAGGTATTCACTCAGAGAAATTGGTGAGGGAATATCCCTTTATGAGTTAGATTTTTTAATTAGAGGAAATTATTTCAATTTTACAAAGTTTTTAGATGCAGTGGAAAATAAAGATATTTTTGTAATGATAAATAAATTGAATTTTTCGAATATCTCTCAGGATGAATTAGAAATCAAAATAAAATTATACGCATATCTAAAATGA
- a CDS encoding secretin N-terminal domain-containing protein translates to MKKIFTLIIVACLLTSCAVYNEYYKKGLQASMNKDFEKAIKYYELALKESPKNSVYRMSLIRAKIEASIFHLKNARELLKKGDREEALKEYRNALNYDPSNLMIIEEMVKIEEKKEVEKEKVEELQLPVRIKPIEEKLKMKFTETSLKSIFQALSKWAEVNILFDETFRDIPITISLEDMNFEQALGSLCMVSKNFWRVVDPKTLIIVPDNPIKRRQYEVNALKTFYLQYADPDSLRQIISLIFRTQNIAVDKTSNSITVRESPFILNNIEKIIKKLDKPTGEVLIELEIMEVNRTKLQQYGIDFGLYTIGMKYEPPESLEGWISIDKLTPFKSSDFFLNIPTSFLRFLETDAHTKIIAQPKLRGVDSKEISFLITDKIPVPITTFTPFAGGGIPQQPVVSYEYKDVGIVLKITPKIHSKEEISLEVKISITSLAGYGYADLPIIGNREVSNIIRLKEGETSFLAGLLRDDERKSLKGLAGIRRIPILGDLLSTDETQITQTDIILTLTPHIVRILPIQAKDLEPLWIGPEEGAALPGSFPYVELRPEERLIEEIKPEEVEKKEVFNSLSFVPSSIVSLPEKEFDLSIVAEAETPVSNINFSIKFDPKIAKAKDVSLESFFYIDGKPGAILKNIDNSAGEIFVGISSPILSKGASGIGPLLKITFQAISEGTTIVEIMNLKAYDAKGKNIDFYASPGEIRVEKPQD, encoded by the coding sequence ATGAAAAAAATATTTACATTAATCATAGTTGCTTGTCTTTTAACTTCCTGTGCAGTCTACAATGAATACTATAAAAAAGGACTTCAGGCTTCAATGAACAAGGACTTTGAAAAGGCAATTAAATATTATGAATTAGCTTTAAAGGAGTCTCCAAAAAATTCAGTTTATAGAATGAGTTTGATAAGAGCAAAAATCGAAGCATCAATTTTTCATCTTAAAAATGCGAGGGAGCTCCTTAAAAAGGGGGATAGAGAAGAAGCACTAAAAGAGTACAGAAATGCTTTGAATTATGACCCTTCAAACTTAATGATAATAGAAGAGATGGTAAAAATCGAAGAGAAAAAAGAGGTCGAAAAAGAAAAAGTTGAAGAATTACAACTTCCGGTAAGAATAAAACCCATAGAAGAAAAGCTAAAAATGAAGTTTACAGAAACAAGTTTAAAATCCATATTCCAAGCTCTTTCGAAATGGGCTGAAGTGAACATACTCTTTGACGAAACATTCAGAGATATACCTATTACAATCTCCCTTGAAGATATGAATTTTGAACAGGCTCTTGGCTCTCTTTGCATGGTATCAAAAAATTTCTGGAGAGTTGTTGACCCGAAAACTCTGATCATAGTTCCAGATAATCCGATTAAAAGAAGACAGTATGAGGTAAATGCATTGAAAACATTCTATCTGCAGTATGCTGACCCAGATTCTCTAAGACAGATCATCTCTCTTATCTTCAGGACCCAGAATATTGCAGTGGACAAAACTTCAAACTCAATCACAGTAAGAGAAAGCCCTTTTATTCTTAACAATATTGAAAAAATAATAAAAAAACTCGACAAGCCAACTGGCGAGGTATTGATCGAGCTGGAAATTATGGAAGTTAACAGAACTAAGCTCCAACAATATGGAATTGACTTTGGCTTATATACTATTGGAATGAAATATGAGCCACCTGAAAGCCTTGAAGGATGGATAAGCATTGATAAATTAACTCCGTTCAAGTCTTCTGATTTTTTCCTCAACATACCAACCTCATTTCTAAGATTCCTTGAAACTGATGCCCATACAAAAATTATTGCCCAGCCAAAGTTAAGGGGGGTTGATTCTAAGGAGATATCCTTCCTGATAACAGACAAAATTCCTGTTCCAATCACAACTTTCACTCCATTCGCTGGTGGGGGTATTCCTCAACAGCCAGTTGTATCCTATGAATACAAAGACGTTGGAATTGTCCTTAAGATTACACCAAAAATTCATTCAAAAGAAGAAATAAGTCTTGAGGTAAAAATCTCAATTACTTCCCTTGCAGGATATGGATATGCAGACCTCCCGATAATTGGAAATCGAGAGGTTTCAAATATAATCAGACTAAAAGAGGGAGAGACATCATTTCTTGCAGGACTTTTAAGGGATGATGAAAGAAAATCTTTAAAAGGATTAGCTGGAATAAGAAGAATTCCAATCTTAGGGGATTTATTATCAACGGATGAAACACAAATCACTCAAACTGATATAATCTTAACTTTAACTCCCCACATAGTAAGAATTCTGCCAATTCAGGCAAAGGATTTAGAACCATTATGGATTGGACCTGAAGAGGGAGCAGCACTTCCTGGTTCATTTCCTTATGTTGAGTTAAGACCAGAAGAAAGATTAATAGAAGAAATAAAACCAGAGGAAGTTGAAAAAAAAGAAGTTTTCAATTCCCTTTCATTCGTTCCTTCTTCAATCGTATCTCTTCCAGAAAAGGAATTTGATTTAAGCATTGTAGCAGAAGCTGAAACACCTGTTTCAAACATAAATTTTTCGATCAAATTTGACCCGAAAATTGCCAAAGCAAAAGATGTCAGTCTGGAATCTTTCTTTTACATAGATGGAAAGCCTGGAGCGATATTAAAAAACATTGATAATTCAGCAGGAGAAATATTTGTCGGAATAAGCTCACCAATCTTATCAAAAGGAGCATCAGGAATAGGGCCATTATTAAAAATTACCTTCCAAGCGATTTCTGAGGGAACCACAATTGTTGAAATAATGAATCTAAAAGCTTACGATGCCAAAGGAAAAAACATTGATTTTTATGCTTCTCCAGGTGAAATAAGAGTCGAAAAACCGCAAGATTGA